A DNA window from Hymenobacter volaticus contains the following coding sequences:
- a CDS encoding DoxX family protein encodes MSSKITNILYWGSTVLFAAAMLSSGIMGMQSTPDNQAAMHQLGYPMYLGTILGVAKILGAGALVLPVGRTLKEWAYAGFVIDLVGASASWAFSGASLGVVLAPGLFLVVLLASYYLWRKRLTQSVESAYNSLAISN; translated from the coding sequence ATGAGCTCTAAAATAACGAACATCCTGTACTGGGGATCAACAGTACTATTCGCGGCAGCCATGCTGTCTTCCGGCATCATGGGCATGCAGTCGACTCCCGACAACCAGGCCGCTATGCACCAGTTAGGGTACCCTATGTATTTAGGCACTATTTTAGGCGTTGCCAAAATTCTTGGCGCCGGCGCCTTGGTGCTGCCAGTGGGGCGCACACTCAAGGAATGGGCCTATGCCGGCTTTGTTATTGACTTAGTAGGTGCTTCCGCATCATGGGCTTTTTCGGGTGCTTCGCTGGGTGTGGTCTTGGCGCCCGGGCTTTTTCTAGTTGTGTTGCTGGCTTCATATTACTTGTGGAGAAAACGTCTAACTCAGTCAGTAGAGAGTGCCTATAATTCTTTGGCTATCAGTAATTAG
- a CDS encoding SDR family oxidoreductase, translating into MQTWFITGTSSGFGRLLTEKLLLRGDRVAATLRKSAALDDLKAQYGNRLWVATLDVTDASAVRQVIDRAFTELGRLDVIVNNAAYALFGAAEEASDEQIRQQLDTNLLGSIHVIRAVLPHLRAQGGGRILQISSEGGQITYPNFSYYHTTKWGIEGFVEAVAQEVAPFQIEFTIVEPGPAKTNFGAGLVSPPPMAVYDNTPAGEVRRGLADGTFVVSGDPDKMVEAMLASVERSPAPRRLTLGRAAYAQIRAALLERLAALDAQQDIAFSTEIDA; encoded by the coding sequence ATGCAAACATGGTTCATCACCGGTACGTCTTCCGGCTTCGGCCGGCTCTTAACCGAAAAACTTTTGTTGCGCGGTGACCGGGTAGCCGCAACCCTACGCAAGTCTGCTGCCCTCGATGATCTGAAAGCGCAATATGGAAACCGCCTGTGGGTGGCCACGCTCGACGTGACCGATGCGTCGGCTGTTCGGCAGGTAATAGACCGAGCCTTCACTGAACTCGGGCGCCTCGATGTGATTGTCAACAACGCGGCCTATGCGCTGTTTGGGGCGGCCGAAGAAGCCAGCGACGAGCAGATTCGCCAGCAGCTAGACACCAACTTGCTTGGCTCTATCCACGTGATTCGGGCAGTGCTGCCGCATTTGCGGGCGCAGGGTGGAGGACGTATTCTACAAATTTCGTCTGAAGGAGGCCAGATCACCTATCCTAATTTCAGCTACTACCATACCACCAAATGGGGAATCGAGGGCTTCGTGGAAGCAGTGGCGCAAGAAGTGGCTCCGTTCCAAATTGAGTTTACCATTGTAGAGCCTGGTCCAGCCAAAACCAACTTTGGTGCTGGCCTAGTTAGCCCGCCTCCTATGGCAGTGTATGACAATACCCCAGCCGGAGAAGTACGGCGGGGACTGGCGGATGGCACGTTCGTGGTGTCCGGCGACCCCGACAAAATGGTCGAGGCTATGTTGGCTTCCGTGGAACGCAGCCCTGCGCCCCGGCGGCTTACCCTAGGTCGCGCGGCCTACGCTCAGATTCGCGCGGCGCTGCTGGAGCGGCTTGCCGCCCTCGATGCTCAGCAAGACATTGCCTTTTCCACCGAGATAGACGCTTGA
- a CDS encoding helix-turn-helix domain-containing protein, translating to MIQTQTVADFYTDKVALRPPGSLRGGGHFTVYRLEDFCADPAPSAAYSRKDFYKIVLTTGDSIYHYADQQRQLTLGQHALVFTDTQLPYRWEINSPCQGYCCLFTADFLPAHTPVGSAALALFQSPEPFFYLTAAQVAPFADLFGKMLAEQDSTYPHKYELLFHYVMTCTHEALKLAPPVEPRGASAATRLAAAFQDLLARQFPFFSPSQRLELRTAQAYADQLAVHVNYLNRTLKAVTGKTTSQLLAERLVQEARALLHHTDWPISYISDCLGFEEPTYFTQFFRKHTGLTPSQLRQV from the coding sequence ATGATTCAAACTCAAACCGTAGCCGATTTCTATACTGATAAGGTGGCATTGCGCCCGCCGGGCAGCTTGCGGGGCGGTGGCCATTTTACTGTGTACAGGTTGGAAGATTTCTGCGCCGACCCTGCGCCATCTGCCGCATACAGCCGGAAAGATTTCTACAAAATAGTGCTCACGACGGGCGACTCTATTTACCACTACGCCGATCAGCAACGGCAGCTAACCTTAGGGCAACACGCACTGGTTTTCACTGATACGCAACTGCCTTACCGCTGGGAAATCAACAGTCCATGCCAGGGATACTGCTGTTTGTTTACCGCCGATTTTCTGCCCGCCCACACTCCGGTTGGGTCGGCGGCGCTGGCTCTTTTCCAGTCGCCTGAACCGTTCTTTTACTTGACGGCGGCGCAAGTAGCTCCCTTCGCCGACCTATTCGGTAAAATGCTAGCTGAGCAGGACTCCACCTATCCGCACAAATATGAGCTGCTCTTTCACTACGTGATGACCTGTACTCACGAAGCACTGAAACTAGCCCCTCCAGTGGAGCCCCGCGGCGCTTCAGCTGCTACTCGGCTGGCAGCCGCATTTCAGGACTTACTGGCCCGCCAGTTTCCTTTCTTTTCGCCTTCTCAGCGGCTGGAACTGCGTACCGCTCAAGCCTATGCCGACCAACTAGCCGTGCACGTCAATTATCTAAACCGGACACTTAAAGCGGTGACCGGCAAGACTACCTCACAACTGCTAGCCGAGCGGCTGGTGCAGGAGGCCCGGGCTCTGCTACACCACACCGATTGGCCGATCAGCTACATAAGTGACTGCCTGGGCTTCGAGGAACCAACCTATTTCACCCAGTTTTTCCGCAAACACACCGGCCTTACACCTTCGCAACTGCGGCAGGTTTGA